Proteins encoded within one genomic window of uncultured Methanobrevibacter sp.:
- a CDS encoding SIS domain-containing protein: MSELKYMDLSLDEVIKNISMCKSVIANQEEAICKFRDVILTASNKRVASSRKTTIFVAGAGRSGLVAKAFAMRLMHLGFYVFVFNETIAPPVRDGDIIIIISKSGKSNSITQIVEDSKIDNVKFLTVCGNTDSELSQKADARIVIDSLPQILVNLEDEDISNFVEFLPKTIMNFETNEEVKAKLEALPRKSLDMSDKKVMASLDELPSEISGIANIYRPLELLLMGTAFEISALIILDALIVELMHKLNLREKDLKAFHDVLSSAI; the protein is encoded by the coding sequence ATGTCTGAGTTAAAATATATGGATTTATCATTGGATGAGGTCATCAAAAATATCAGTATGTGCAAATCAGTAATCGCAAATCAGGAAGAAGCCATCTGTAAATTCAGAGATGTTATTCTTACTGCATCCAATAAACGCGTTGCCTCCAGTAGAAAAACTACAATATTTGTTGCAGGTGCCGGAAGATCAGGTCTTGTTGCAAAGGCATTTGCCATGAGGCTGATGCATCTTGGATTTTATGTGTTTGTATTCAATGAAACAATAGCTCCTCCTGTTCGTGACGGGGATATAATAATAATTATTTCCAAATCAGGCAAATCCAATTCAATTACTCAGATTGTAGAAGACTCTAAAATTGACAATGTTAAGTTTTTAACAGTTTGCGGCAATACAGATAGTGAGCTTTCCCAAAAAGCAGATGCAAGAATAGTAATTGATTCTCTTCCGCAGATTCTTGTAAATCTTGAAGATGAAGATATTTCCAATTTCGTTGAATTTTTACCAAAGACAATCATGAACTTTGAAACAAATGAAGAGGTTAAGGCTAAATTGGAAGCACTTCCTAGAAAATCATTGGACATGTCCGATAAGAAGGTCATGGCCAGTCTTGATGAATTGCCTTCAGAAATTTCAGGAATAGCTAATATTTATCGTCCTTTGGAATTGCTTTTGATGGGAACTGCCTTTGAAATTTCAGCTTTGATAATACTTGATGCATTAATAGTTGAATTGATGCATAAATTAAATTTACGTGAAAAGGACTTAAAGGCATTCCATGATGTTTTAAGCAGTGCAATTTAG
- a CDS encoding tetratricopeptide repeat protein yields MIENYINGKIREAYDYMQNDSENALKIFDEILEIEPENIEAINGKGSTLMKLNKLDKAEICFNHSLSLHENPSAFLNKGNICKHRNNLDKAFQYYDKACELNPNLKSIVNILKNEVATNENYLNGFNEQANELIENGIKLKNENKLWDSFETLMEAIAADRTCKKHVNELIDDILIIIEKEFKYDDYKFDINNKIDRLKIQALRAFNEENNHKKALTLFNLILEINKNDINTLNHKGGVLFICKKYKKSIECFDKCLNINKNYYCSLFNKALVLRLMNKLPESLNCFEELLKMQENNTEYEAYKMEIIEKLHHEP; encoded by the coding sequence ATGATAGAAAACTACATTAACGGCAAAATTAGGGAAGCTTACGACTATATGCAAAATGATAGTGAGAACGCCCTAAAAATATTTGATGAAATATTGGAAATCGAACCAGAAAATATTGAAGCCATTAATGGGAAAGGATCTACACTAATGAAACTTAATAAATTAGATAAAGCCGAAATATGTTTCAATCATTCTTTATCACTACATGAAAATCCATCAGCATTTTTAAATAAAGGAAATATATGTAAACATAGAAATAACCTTGATAAAGCATTTCAGTATTATGATAAAGCATGCGAACTAAATCCAAATTTGAAAAGTATCGTGAATATCCTGAAAAATGAAGTTGCAACAAATGAAAATTATTTAAACGGATTTAATGAACAGGCAAATGAACTGATTGAAAATGGCATTAAATTAAAAAATGAAAATAAATTATGGGACTCATTTGAAACCTTAATGGAAGCTATTGCTGCAGACCGAACATGCAAAAAACATGTAAATGAATTGATAGATGATATACTGATAATCATTGAAAAAGAATTCAAATATGACGATTACAAATTTGACATCAACAATAAAATTGACCGATTAAAAATTCAGGCATTGCGTGCATTCAACGAAGAAAATAATCACAAAAAAGCACTTACACTATTTAATCTGATTTTAGAAATTAATAAAAATGATATAAATACACTAAACCATAAAGGAGGAGTGTTATTTATCTGTAAAAAATACAAAAAATCTATTGAATGCTTTGATAAATGCTTAAATATAAATAAAAATTATTATTGTTCTCTTTTTAACAAAGCACTAGTTCTAAGATTGATGAATAAATTGCCTGAATCCCTGAACTGTTTTGAAGAATTGTTAAAAATGCAGGAAAACAATACTGAATATGAAGCATACAAAATGGAAATTATAGAAAAACTCCATCATGAACCATAA
- a CDS encoding MATE family efflux transporter → MPANDNIELITANPRRAINKLAFPTILSLLLMFLNNLIDSFWVSGINSDALAALGFISPLYLVMIGLGSGIGAGANSLISRYVGARRFEDANNAVMHSLIIMVIVSFLVLLVGVFFLEDLIVLLGASSVRSYCLSYGGVIFLLNIVFLAPNIHASIFRAEGDVARATNPLIMTAIVNMILDPILIYWLDLGIFGAGLATVVSSFLGWLWMIYWIYIKKDTFFKFKFSYYRGKLEIYKQILFVSLPAAIEEIIFSLVAIILNFLIIHTAGVSEVASFTIAWRFISIAFLPCMAIGIATITVSGVSYGARNWQNFNETIKYSTILSLAITLLICSMFYIFAFPICDVFNFQAGNPELVERAAEILRILVFYNCLISLGATAAYTYQGIGSGFKSLALTILRELVLSMAFAYVLAIPLNMGVFGVYLGAIIGMNLGSIIGFVFIWIFNMKFKKECGL, encoded by the coding sequence ATGCCTGCCAATGATAATATTGAACTGATTACTGCAAATCCCCGAAGGGCCATAAACAAACTGGCTTTTCCTACAATATTGTCTTTGCTTTTGATGTTTCTAAATAATTTAATAGACAGTTTTTGGGTTTCAGGGATTAATTCAGATGCTCTTGCGGCTTTAGGTTTCATATCTCCATTATATCTTGTTATGATAGGTCTTGGAAGCGGTATTGGAGCCGGCGCAAACTCATTGATATCTAGATATGTAGGAGCCAGACGTTTCGAGGATGCAAACAATGCAGTAATGCACTCCCTGATTATCATGGTGATTGTATCCTTTTTGGTTTTATTAGTTGGTGTTTTCTTTTTGGAGGATTTGATTGTTCTTCTTGGAGCTTCAAGTGTTCGTTCATATTGTCTGAGCTATGGTGGTGTGATATTTTTGCTCAATATTGTATTTTTGGCACCGAACATTCATGCAAGCATATTCAGAGCTGAAGGGGATGTGGCCCGTGCAACAAATCCCTTGATTATGACTGCCATTGTAAATATGATTTTGGATCCGATTTTGATATATTGGCTTGATTTGGGTATTTTCGGAGCAGGACTGGCAACAGTTGTTTCCTCATTTTTGGGATGGCTGTGGATGATTTACTGGATTTATATTAAAAAGGACACATTTTTCAAGTTCAAATTCAGCTATTACAGGGGTAAACTGGAGATATATAAGCAAATATTGTTTGTATCTCTTCCGGCTGCAATAGAAGAGATAATCTTTTCTCTGGTTGCAATAATCCTTAACTTTTTGATAATCCATACTGCAGGTGTCAGTGAGGTCGCATCATTTACGATTGCCTGGAGATTCATTTCAATTGCGTTTCTGCCGTGTATGGCAATTGGAATTGCTACAATAACAGTTTCAGGAGTTTCCTATGGGGCCAGAAATTGGCAGAACTTCAATGAAACAATTAAATACTCCACAATTTTGAGTTTAGCTATCACTCTTCTGATTTGTTCGATGTTTTATATTTTTGCATTTCCGATTTGTGATGTTTTCAACTTTCAGGCAGGCAATCCTGAACTGGTTGAAAGGGCGGCTGAAATCCTGCGGATTCTTGTTTTCTATAACTGTCTGATTTCCCTTGGTGCAACTGCAGCATATACATATCAGGGTATCGGTTCGGGTTTCAAGTCTCTGGCATTGACAATCCTTCGTGAACTGGTATTGAGCATGGCCTTTGCATATGTTCTTGCAATACCGTTGAACATGGGCGTTTTTGGAGTCTATCTGGGAGCTATTATAGGCATGAATCTGGGCTCCATTATTGGTTTTGTCTTCATCTGGATATTCAATATGAAGTTCAAAAAGGAATGTGGACTCTGA
- a CDS encoding ClC family H(+)/Cl(-) exchange transporter, whose product MKALEKTLKSVSENPRYIFRLTIQGVLVGIFAGLMVCLYRFLLAGSESVLRNYLSIIHGNVLYIVLFFIALVVMALLIDWLTKWEADSAGSGIPQVYAEVKGHMEANWAKVLFSKITAGVITALGGLSLGPEGPSVQIGGMAGKGIAKIFKGSKTDELRLILVGSAVGITAAFNAPLAGVIFVFEEINHGFDKTLIFIALVSAIVSDFISKAIFGQSTILHFPVLNIPLESFWILVALGFIIGILGYLYNLGMMKSSDFMAGLKIPSWLKFVIVFMISGVIALLLPEISDGGHFMMDMLDVAIPSLGVLVLLLVLKYLFSMFSFSSGAPGGIFLPILVLGAYIGAIFGSIVVPAFGWQHDLIYKFIIISMAGFFAATVRSPITGIVLLAEMSGSTESLVAMIIVSLIAYVVPTLLGNEPIYESLYDRLLLKKNREFVKKPSKHVLSEYVVPLDCNYINFKIKDIPFPKNAIVVSVIRNGKYIIPTEDFHINYSDQIQVLTDSNDYPYVREEIEELFGG is encoded by the coding sequence ATGAAGGCTCTTGAAAAAACCCTAAAATCTGTAAGTGAAAACCCCAGATATATTTTTCGTTTAACAATCCAGGGGGTTCTGGTTGGTATATTCGCCGGACTGATGGTATGTCTATACCGATTTTTACTTGCAGGTTCTGAAAGTGTTTTAAGAAATTATCTAAGTATAATTCATGGAAATGTATTGTATATTGTCCTGTTTTTTATAGCTCTGGTTGTCATGGCTCTTTTGATTGACTGGCTGACCAAATGGGAAGCTGATTCTGCAGGAAGTGGAATACCTCAGGTTTATGCTGAGGTCAAAGGGCATATGGAAGCCAATTGGGCTAAAGTACTGTTTTCTAAAATCACAGCAGGAGTTATAACTGCTTTAGGCGGTCTGTCACTTGGTCCTGAAGGTCCTTCCGTTCAGATTGGAGGTATGGCAGGTAAGGGAATTGCAAAAATATTTAAAGGTTCCAAAACTGATGAGCTCAGATTAATTCTTGTTGGCTCAGCAGTTGGTATTACTGCAGCATTCAATGCTCCTCTGGCAGGAGTAATATTTGTTTTTGAAGAAATAAATCACGGATTTGACAAGACCTTAATTTTCATTGCATTGGTGTCAGCTATTGTGTCTGATTTCATATCAAAAGCCATTTTCGGTCAATCAACAATCCTTCATTTTCCTGTTTTAAATATTCCTCTTGAATCATTTTGGATTCTTGTGGCTCTGGGATTTATAATTGGTATTCTGGGTTATCTCTACAATTTAGGAATGATGAAGTCAAGTGATTTTATGGCCGGCTTAAAGATTCCTTCATGGCTCAAGTTTGTAATTGTGTTTATGATATCAGGTGTTATAGCGCTTCTGCTTCCTGAGATAAGTGACGGAGGTCACTTTATGATGGACATGCTGGATGTGGCCATTCCATCTTTAGGCGTTCTGGTATTGTTGCTGGTTTTAAAATATCTATTTTCCATGTTTTCATTTTCATCAGGAGCTCCTGGAGGCATATTCCTGCCTATACTTGTATTGGGAGCATATATCGGTGCAATATTTGGTTCTATTGTAGTTCCTGCATTCGGCTGGCAGCATGATTTGATATACAAATTCATCATCATTTCAATGGCAGGCTTTTTTGCAGCAACTGTCCGCTCTCCTATTACAGGCATAGTGCTTCTTGCCGAGATGTCAGGTTCAACAGAATCGCTTGTTGCAATGATTATTGTTTCTCTGATAGCTTATGTTGTTCCGACACTTCTTGGAAACGAACCGATTTATGAATCATTATATGACAGATTGCTTCTCAAGAAAAACAGAGAATTTGTTAAAAAGCCTTCAAAACATGTATTGTCAGAATATGTGGTGCCTCTTGATTGCAACTACATTAATTTTAAAATCAAGGATATTCCATTTCCAAAAAATGCAATTGTAGTGTCTGTTATCCGAAATGGCAAATATATTATTCCGACAGAGGATTTCCACATCAATTACAGTGACCAGATACAGGTGCTGACAGACAGTAATGATTATCCTTACGTAAGAGAGGAGATTGAAGAGTTGTTCGGTGGTTAA
- a CDS encoding MFS transporter, whose translation MQQNTLDTKTRNLILILFLIGVFMGSLDTGIIGPVLPSIEQSFHLTSRDSSWIFTLFVIAFMVGSPVMAKFSDFYGRKKVFILDVILFGIGSCLIAFSISIESIFLGRIIQGFGCGGIFPVAGAFVGDAFPLEERGKALGILGSVFGISAIGGPLVGAVLIPYGWNWCFTINIPISIFLIIFAWKILPGFESKRNLKIDYPGIFVLILLSVFLSYGLNQIDSSNFVNSLLSFSVLPFLVMFVVLIPIFFKIENMAEESIVPIHMLKNKEIAIACIETLCYGIIYSSAIFIPSLVILSMGLSEQFASLMLIPILGANAVAAPILGKILDSAGSRKIMAVGTLMLTAGLIAIAVYPNNLILFIVAGTLIGVGLVTIIGAPLRYIVLTEAKPTERGAGQAIVNMLSSAGQLIGGALIGGIIASFSGILGYQVSLLLAAVVGFVAFLFTLKLKSRDEQIATIKSNL comes from the coding sequence ATGCAACAAAATACTTTAGATACAAAAACACGTAATCTGATACTTATTCTATTTTTAATAGGGGTATTCATGGGTTCTTTGGATACCGGAATAATCGGCCCGGTACTTCCTTCAATCGAACAGAGTTTTCATCTTACAAGCAGGGACTCAAGCTGGATATTTACCTTATTTGTAATTGCATTTATGGTCGGATCTCCTGTAATGGCCAAATTTTCTGACTTTTACGGACGTAAAAAAGTTTTCATCTTGGATGTGATACTATTTGGAATAGGGTCATGTCTTATTGCATTTTCAATCAGCATCGAATCAATATTTCTTGGAAGAATCATACAGGGCTTTGGCTGTGGGGGCATATTTCCGGTAGCAGGAGCATTTGTTGGAGATGCATTTCCTTTAGAAGAGCGAGGTAAAGCATTGGGAATTCTTGGTAGTGTATTTGGAATTTCTGCAATTGGCGGGCCTTTGGTTGGAGCAGTTTTAATTCCATATGGATGGAACTGGTGTTTTACAATTAATATACCAATCAGCATTTTTTTAATAATATTTGCATGGAAAATTCTGCCTGGCTTTGAAAGTAAAAGAAATCTGAAAATAGACTATCCTGGAATTTTCGTTCTGATTCTGCTTTCAGTATTCCTTTCCTATGGATTGAATCAGATTGATTCAAGTAATTTTGTAAACAGTCTGCTGTCTTTTAGTGTACTTCCATTTTTAGTAATGTTTGTAGTTTTAATTCCGATTTTTTTCAAAATTGAAAATATGGCAGAGGAATCAATTGTACCGATACACATGTTGAAAAATAAGGAAATAGCAATTGCATGCATTGAAACATTGTGTTATGGAATAATCTATTCTTCAGCAATATTCATTCCGTCTTTGGTGATTCTTTCAATGGGATTAAGCGAACAGTTTGCAAGTCTTATGCTGATTCCGATTCTGGGTGCCAATGCTGTTGCGGCACCTATACTTGGTAAAATTCTTGACTCTGCAGGTTCACGAAAGATTATGGCAGTTGGAACACTGATGCTGACTGCTGGTCTGATTGCAATTGCAGTATATCCTAATAACTTAATTCTTTTTATTGTTGCTGGAACTTTGATTGGAGTAGGTCTGGTTACAATTATTGGAGCCCCATTAAGATATATTGTTTTAACTGAGGCAAAACCTACCGAAAGGGGAGCAGGTCAGGCTATTGTAAATATGCTGTCAAGTGCAGGTCAATTGATAGGCGGAGCTTTAATTGGTGGAATAATTGCATCATTTTCAGGAATCCTGGGTTATCAGGTCAGTCTTTTATTGGCAGCAGTTGTAGGATTTGTTGCATTTCTCTTTACCTTGAAATTGAAAAGCCGTGACGAACAAATTGCCACCATTAAATCAAATCTATGA
- a CDS encoding FHA domain-containing protein, with protein sequence MCDSDINKTVIIDSEGSTLISEKIAAVNNKVRFSILEILRDNQKSNKFKQGDSLYSREINTLLLKNYNIKITPQMLGQHMKQLQNANLVSEVEVKKEVPNKVGKRTVKAYFLKEDAFEDLFLDINFLSDKLFSFFDLFKSNQKFHEDGNCVLTIFNGVDKGKTFKVHKDETVLIGRKGNFSQGDLAPFSILLDNSYETVSKISKPHLRLFYKNDGWYIFDEASSNGTFMGDMEVEKGKPTKLKSNSFLKLSKGNGGAVIFCSF encoded by the coding sequence ATGTGTGACTCAGATATAAACAAAACCGTTATTATTGATTCAGAAGGTTCCACTTTAATTTCAGAAAAGATTGCTGCTGTAAACAATAAAGTCCGATTTTCTATTTTGGAAATTTTAAGAGATAATCAGAAATCCAATAAATTCAAACAGGGTGATTCATTATACTCCCGTGAAATCAACACCCTTCTTTTAAAAAACTATAACATTAAAATTACTCCCCAAATGCTGGGTCAGCACATGAAACAGCTCCAGAATGCCAATCTGGTTAGTGAAGTTGAAGTCAAAAAAGAAGTGCCCAACAAAGTAGGAAAAAGAACAGTAAAGGCATATTTCTTAAAGGAAGACGCATTTGAAGACTTGTTTTTGGACATTAATTTTTTATCAGATAAGCTTTTTTCATTCTTTGATCTGTTCAAGTCAAATCAGAAGTTCCATGAAGACGGCAACTGTGTTTTGACAATATTCAATGGTGTTGATAAAGGAAAAACATTCAAAGTACATAAGGATGAAACTGTTTTAATAGGCCGTAAAGGCAATTTCTCACAAGGGGATTTAGCCCCATTTTCAATTCTTCTCGATAACAGTTATGAAACAGTTTCAAAAATATCCAAGCCTCATTTGAGATTATTCTACAAAAATGATGGATGGTATATATTTGATGAAGCCAGTTCAAACGGAACATTTATGGGGGATATGGAAGTTGAAAAAGGAAAACCTACTAAATTAAAATCAAATTCATTTTTAAAATTGTCCAAAGGAAATGGCGGTGCTGTTATTTTTTGTTCTTTTTAG
- a CDS encoding nitroreductase family protein, whose product MSIIFKRHSVRKFTQEKVSDKKIENLLKAGMQAPSSCNSQPWEFIVVSDEEDKLAISKMHQFAKPAAKASHLIITLGNLNEAKVIGMIEQDLGACNENILLQATHEGLGAVWLGFHPIEDRTLKLKEYLEIPDYCIPFSVICVGYPANQSEVKLRYDKSKVHYDRF is encoded by the coding sequence ATGAGTATCATATTCAAAAGGCATAGCGTCCGCAAGTTTACACAGGAAAAGGTTAGTGATAAAAAAATTGAAAATCTGCTCAAAGCTGGAATGCAGGCTCCATCATCATGCAATTCACAGCCATGGGAATTTATTGTTGTATCAGATGAGGAAGATAAACTGGCAATTTCAAAAATGCATCAGTTTGCAAAGCCTGCTGCTAAAGCATCACACCTGATAATAACTTTAGGTAATCTCAATGAGGCAAAAGTGATAGGCATGATTGAACAGGATTTGGGGGCATGCAATGAAAACATTTTACTTCAGGCCACTCATGAAGGACTGGGTGCTGTCTGGTTGGGATTTCATCCGATAGAAGACAGAACATTAAAACTGAAGGAATATCTGGAAATTCCTGATTACTGTATACCTTTTTCAGTAATTTGTGTTGGCTATCCTGCAAATCAAAGTGAAGTGAAACTCAGATATGACAAATCTAAGGTTCACTATGACAGATTCTAA
- a CDS encoding flavodoxin family protein, protein MKIEIRYYTKTGNTKKLAEAIGSAINVEPKTVDEPLTEDVDILFLGSAVYGAGISGEIKKFIANIDVNVGEVVNFSSAALIESTYKQVKGEVEAKGLKMSEDEFHCRGAFKFVHRGHPNEEDLKNAQEFAKRIIS, encoded by the coding sequence ATGAAAATTGAAATCAGATATTACACAAAAACAGGAAATACAAAAAAACTTGCGGAAGCTATAGGCAGCGCAATCAATGTTGAACCAAAAACAGTAGATGAACCACTAACAGAAGATGTAGATATCTTATTTTTAGGAAGTGCAGTATATGGCGCCGGAATAAGCGGAGAAATAAAAAAATTCATTGCAAACATTGATGTTAATGTTGGAGAAGTCGTTAATTTTTCATCAGCAGCTTTGATTGAATCCACCTACAAACAGGTCAAAGGTGAAGTCGAAGCAAAAGGTCTTAAGATGAGTGAAGATGAATTCCACTGCAGAGGAGCATTCAAGTTCGTCCACAGAGGCCATCCAAATGAAGAGGATTTAAAAAACGCACAGGAATTTGCAAAAAGAATAATCAGTTAA
- a CDS encoding BspA family leucine-rich repeat surface protein, which translates to MISKQLREFELLNTTTQSIYELNELKVLIILKDGSNLTDWSFVENKEDIIYISEDLFGITDLTGRYEDLINLKAIVAFGFGEVHNMERVFKGCESLADISSLKSWDVSNVVSMASMFEGCQSLSDISALSGWKVSNLKNISNMFWYCASLEEISALEDWDISNVEDMHYIFADCYSLKDISALKKWDVSNARDMGCIFDYCTSLTDISALKNWDLSSAFNITAMFRGCESLKNISALKNWDLSKMRENSGLLSLFANCTSLTDISALKKWDVSNITRISGLFEGCTALTNVSSLKKWDVSNVSNMESLFNGCVSLEDVNGLKKWDVSNVTNITEMFCSCTSLSDISALKEWNIGNLSKMEDLFNSCEALTEISALESWDISNIESLTGVFAGCVALSDISALSSWDVSNVKTMESLFDGCEALNDLSSLEKWNMANVINISDMFKDCKALEYTDKLDFWILYNVQYAENVFEDCENIKTYPLWYLGGIFRGTSETLLEFNRLNKTTESVFDLGDLEVLIILKDGTNLTRWEDVERRSDVLYVNEDLSGLEDISERYVAFTSLKAIFAYGVDKAERMMGMFAKCESLVDISFLKLWDVSNVVDMKFLFNDCKFLTNLSPIAYWDVSNVTDMKGMFLGCFSLVDVPLSNWNVGNAKYMRAMFWNCISFVNLFSLANWDVSNVENMNGMFFGCISMNNISPLANWNVSNVTVMSGMFEHCRALSDLSPIANWDVSNLTSLDHMFFDCEKLEDASVLDNWQIKEPENMELVFGECNSLEKLPKWFTIEQERQKELIKQKIIEEQEEEMEQKLKEEKEKEEIKQKLKEKQELVDKEKEEIKQKLKEKQELVDKEKEEIKQKLKEKHESDN; encoded by the coding sequence ATGATAAGCAAACAACTTAGAGAATTTGAGCTATTGAATACTACCACTCAAAGTATTTATGAATTAAATGAGTTAAAGGTTTTAATAATACTTAAGGACGGATCCAATTTAACAGATTGGAGTTTTGTTGAAAACAAAGAGGACATTATCTATATCAGTGAAGATCTCTTTGGAATAACCGATTTGACCGGAAGATATGAGGATTTGATAAACCTTAAGGCTATTGTAGCATTCGGTTTTGGTGAAGTTCACAACATGGAAAGAGTGTTTAAGGGATGTGAATCCTTAGCTGACATAAGCTCTTTAAAATCATGGGACGTTTCTAATGTGGTAAGCATGGCCAGCATGTTTGAAGGCTGCCAGTCTCTGAGTGACATTTCCGCCCTGTCTGGCTGGAAAGTATCTAATCTGAAAAATATCTCTAATATGTTTTGGTATTGTGCTTCCCTTGAAGAAATTTCAGCTTTAGAAGATTGGGATATCAGCAATGTGGAGGATATGCATTATATATTCGCCGACTGTTATAGTCTCAAGGACATTTCAGCTTTAAAGAAATGGGATGTTTCAAATGCAAGGGATATGGGCTGCATATTTGACTATTGTACTTCACTAACAGACATTTCAGCTTTAAAAAATTGGGATTTGTCAAGTGCCTTCAATATCACTGCAATGTTTAGAGGATGTGAATCTCTAAAAAACATATCTGCCCTAAAGAATTGGGACCTTTCAAAAATGCGTGAAAATTCAGGATTATTATCTTTATTTGCAAACTGTACTTCACTAACAGACATTTCAGCTTTAAAGAAATGGGATGTTTCAAATATAACAAGAATCAGCGGACTGTTTGAAGGATGTACCGCGCTGACAAATGTTTCTTCATTGAAAAAATGGGATGTTTCCAATGTTTCCAATATGGAAAGCCTGTTTAACGGATGTGTATCTCTGGAAGATGTAAACGGCTTGAAAAAATGGGATGTTTCAAATGTCACCAACATTACTGAAATGTTTTGCTCTTGCACTTCTCTTAGTGATATTTCCGCTCTAAAAGAATGGAATATAGGCAATCTATCTAAAATGGAGGATTTATTCAATTCATGTGAGGCACTAACAGAGATTTCTGCACTGGAATCATGGGATATCTCCAACATTGAAAGTTTAACTGGTGTATTTGCAGGCTGTGTGGCATTGTCAGACATATCTGCACTGTCATCATGGGATGTATCAAACGTAAAGACAATGGAAAGTTTGTTTGATGGCTGTGAAGCATTGAATGATTTGTCTTCACTTGAAAAATGGAACATGGCTAATGTGATAAACATTTCAGACATGTTTAAAGACTGTAAGGCTCTTGAATATACTGATAAGCTGGATTTCTGGATTTTATATAACGTTCAGTATGCTGAAAATGTATTTGAAGACTGTGAAAATATAAAAACCTATCCTTTATGGTATCTTGGAGGCATCTTTAGAGGAACCAGTGAAACCCTGCTTGAATTCAACAGACTAAACAAAACCACAGAAAGCGTTTTCGATTTGGGAGATTTGGAGGTTCTGATAATCCTGAAGGACGGAACCAATTTAACCCGTTGGGAGGATGTAGAAAGAAGAAGTGATGTTTTATATGTAAATGAAGACCTTTCAGGATTGGAAGACATATCTGAAAGATATGTAGCATTTACATCTCTTAAAGCTATTTTTGCATATGGTGTCGATAAGGCTGAAAGAATGATGGGAATGTTTGCAAAATGTGAATCTCTGGTCGATATTTCATTTTTAAAATTATGGGATGTCAGCAATGTAGTTGATATGAAATTCCTGTTCAATGACTGCAAATTCCTAACCAACCTCTCTCCAATTGCCTATTGGGATGTCAGCAATGTCACTGACATGAAAGGGATGTTTTTAGGTTGTTTTTCATTGGTTGATGTGCCATTGTCCAACTGGAATGTGGGAAATGCCAAGTATATGAGGGCAATGTTCTGGAACTGTATTTCATTTGTAAATCTCTTTTCATTGGCAAACTGGGATGTTTCCAATGTTGAAAATATGAATGGAATGTTTTTCGGATGTATTTCCATGAACAACATATCTCCTCTTGCCAATTGGAATGTTTCTAATGTAACTGTAATGTCTGGAATGTTTGAACATTGCAGGGCTCTCTCAGACCTTTCTCCAATTGCGAATTGGGATGTATCCAATTTAACCAGTCTTGATCATATGTTTTTTGACTGTGAAAAATTAGAAGATGCATCTGTTTTGGATAACTGGCAAATTAAAGAACCTGAAAATATGGAATTGGTATTTGGTGAGTGCAACTCTCTTGAAAAACTTCCAAAATGGTTTACAATTGAGCAAGAAAGACAAAAAGAATTAATAAAACAAAAAATCATCGAAGAACAGGAAGAAGAAATGGAGCAAAAGCTTAAAGAAGAAAAAGAAAAAGAAGAGATTAAGCAGAAGCTTAAGGAAAAGCAGGAATTGGTGGATAAGGAAAAGGAAGAGATTAAGCAGAAGCTTAAGGAAAAGCAGGAATTGGTGGATAAGGAAAAGGAAGAGATTAAGCAGAAGCTTAAGGAAAAGCATGAGTCAGATAACTAA